From Enterococcus wangshanyuanii, the proteins below share one genomic window:
- the spxA gene encoding transcriptional regulator SpxA, which yields MLTLYTSPSCTSCRKARAWLQEHEIPFKERNIFSEPLNISELKAILRMTEDGTEEIISTRSKVFQKLNMDLDELPLQDLLELVKENPGLLRRPIMIDEKRLQVGFNEDEIRRFLPRGVRQLELRQAQLMAGL from the coding sequence ATGTTGACACTTTATACTTCCCCAAGTTGTACGTCTTGCCGTAAGGCTCGTGCGTGGTTGCAAGAACACGAGATTCCATTCAAGGAAAGAAATATTTTCTCTGAACCACTGAATATTTCTGAATTGAAAGCAATCTTGCGAATGACAGAAGATGGAACTGAAGAGATTATTTCTACTCGTTCTAAGGTTTTCCAAAAACTTAATATGGATTTGGATGAGCTGCCATTGCAAGATTTACTAGAACTAGTAAAAGAGAATCCAGGATTGTTGCGTCGGCCAATAATGATTGATGAAAAAAGATTACAGGTTGGTTTTAATGAGGATGAAATTCGACGTTTCTTGCCAAGAGGTGTTCGGCAGTTAGAATTACGTCAAGCGCAACTGATGGCAGGTTTATAA
- a CDS encoding adaptor protein MecA, with product MEMEHINENTIRVLIGNEDLADRGITFLDLLGNHKEVENFFYSILEEVDVEDEFQGSEAVTFQVLPKSDGLELFISKNASMDDVSNFENFNDLSSEEVSNIIRKQIEDDFADDTQEFSDNTVKNLVFELSDFETMIQLANEVYLQSVIANLYTFKGTYYLQVIFLLDELGKNDVENELAQLLEFTRLSTVTPETLNEYGTCIMERNALELTRYYFE from the coding sequence ATGGAAATGGAACATATCAATGAAAATACCATACGGGTATTGATTGGCAACGAAGATCTAGCTGACCGAGGAATTACGTTTTTAGATTTACTTGGCAATCACAAAGAGGTAGAAAATTTTTTCTACAGCATTCTAGAAGAAGTTGATGTGGAAGATGAATTTCAAGGCAGTGAAGCTGTTACCTTTCAGGTTCTGCCAAAAAGCGATGGGTTAGAACTATTTATTAGTAAAAATGCTTCGATGGATGATGTTTCTAATTTTGAAAATTTTAATGATTTGAGCTCAGAAGAAGTGAGTAATATTATTCGAAAACAAATTGAAGATGATTTTGCTGATGACACACAAGAATTTTCTGATAATACAGTAAAAAATTTAGTGTTTGAACTTAGCGATTTTGAAACAATGATTCAATTAGCAAATGAAGTTTATCTACAGTCTGTGATAGCGAATTTATATACATTTAAAGGAACCTACTATCTACAAGTCATTTTCTTGCTGGATGAGTTAGGGAAAAATGATGTGGAAAATGAGTTAGCCCAATTATTGGAATTTACTCGTTTGTCAACGGTCACTCCTGAAACATTAAATGAATATGGTACGTGTATTATGGAACGAAATGCATTGGAATTAACTAGATATTACTTTGAATAG